AAAGTTGCAGTTTAAAaaacctcaaaacaaaaaaactaaaataTGGAATGCCAGTAATTCTTAATTAAGATTCCCTTTAAACATATGGAAAATAAGCAAAATACACAGTTTAGGTCACACAAATTCTCACTTCTCTTCCTCTGTGATCTTCTACTTCTGCCaatatttcattttcatcataaaaTTTTCTTGAATGAGTTTCTGGTTTCATTTTTTCTAAAGTGGAAAGGCAAACTGTTTCGTACAGTGTGCATGTGAAACATAGTCAATATAGACACAGGTCTCCAACAGTAAattaataaggaaaaaatggttttgtatTCAGGTCTGGTTGATTTCATCTAATTAAAAAGTAATAACCTAGTGCCCTCAAATCTGGGAAATACACAGTTAAGGAAAGGTGAAATAATTCCTTTCAATGTCagaaatatttcaatattttccaGCACTTTTACTTTTCATAATACTCCTTTCAATTGTGCTAACTAATGAATTGCAATATATTTTCAACCATAAATTCAGTTGGAATAGCTTTTTAAATGGCCTTGTAGAGCTTTTGAAAAAAGAGAATAAtcatacaaatatatatttttttctaattctcTCAATTTCTAGTAAATGGTAATGGGATAACATACAAACCAGACAACCTCAGCAAAGAGCTGTTCTCAGAGTATCCAGGGCTGGAGGATTTAATGAACGAGCAAATGGAAGAGCTGCAATATTCTCAGGGACTACTGATATTTGCAAGAAGCTGGGCTGTTGCTGTTGGATTGCCAGAGAATCAGCATGTTGTCTGTGATGCTCTCTTAATAGCCGCAGGCAAATACCCAACGCTGTACACCGTCACGGAGGATTATTCCATGGTTGGGTTTGAATATTCAAAACATATTGCTTGTACGTTAAAGAAGAAACTGGTAAATGATGGGGGATACACTCAGAAAGTGTGTGTGATTCCCCGTCTCCTACACCTTGGAATCAACAGAGAGCTAAATAATGACTCACATGTACAAGTCAAGCATCCCCTTTCCTATGTCCTCTTGCCCAATGACATGCCAGACTTACTTCACTCACTTGTGATAATCTTGTTGAGTTTTAGATCCTTCTTAAGTGACATGCTTGGCTGTGAATTTTTCAACCTTCTCACCGTTAAACAGTATGAGATACTAACAATGAATCTTCACAAATTCAAGAAGCTGTTTATCTATGGCCTGCCAGGAACGGGGAAGACAGTTGTAGCCCTGAATATCATAGAGAGGATAAAGAACGTGTTCCACTGCAAATCTGATGAGATTCTGTACATTTGTGAGTACCAGCCTCTGACAGCAATTGTGAAGTAAGTATTGTGTAGCTAATTCAAAACCCTGTGCTGTTAAATCATATCAAATGCCAGAGGGACGATGGGGAAATATGTATAATGCAggaaaaaaagtctttttaaagACTGAGAAACATTTTTTGCCAGTCAATAAAGAAATGGACCACTGttctctaaggccttgtctacaaacAAGCCCTCAACTCATAATTTTCTGGCTCTACTAAGTAGGGTTAAACAAATCAGTGGTAAAGTGGAGTATTATCAATCGGAAGTTTTCCAGTGCTGAGATGATGCCATAAGTAAGAGGGTAGTTTGCATGTTATAGGACAGAATGGGCAGGGATTAATGGTATTTGGGAGGCCTTTTTTGACAAACCATCTTAAAACAATTTGGGTGAGATTCACCCCTCGATGGGAAAATTGCACTTCTGTGAGCCACCtaaccccctgcacccagaggGTATTCACCTCTAGGGGACATCGGGCAGGGTTTCTGTTCCTCTCCTCTCTTGAGGGTGAATGTGGGGAAGGTCAGCTTTGGTTTCTGCCAGATGCTTTATGGAGCCTTCTTCACATTCTATCTGCCTTCCTCACATTCTACCTCTCCACCATATCCCTCCCTTGGTCCTAATGTCTGTCCCATCTCTGTTTTCTCTACCAGTCTCTCTTTACCCGGAGCTATTCCATTCTTCCCCCCATGCTACCATTGCTTCTAGCCCTCTGCCCCAACCAGCAGCCCCCTCTTCCTCAATTCTTCCTGTCGCCTCTGCTCcctactcccttccccagcactgaggTCTTGTCCCACCCCTCAAAACTGTTTTGCCTCCATCCCCAGCCTCCCTTCAAGTCCTGTCTCTGCTGTCCAAACACACCCAtgttctgctgctgctcagggtAAGGAGGTGGCTGGTGAATCAGCTGGGAATTGCTTTCTGCTCCTCGCTGTCGGCCAGGAGGGGAAGGGTGCCACTGATGGAGAAGGCGGCAGAGCTGCCTTCACCGGACTGGGCATGACAGTTTGTTTCATAGTTTGCTCACGTGGACTCATTCACCCCAGGAGTCAAGATTGATTCCTGTGGCCAGCCAGGTGGCGTTCCACTCTTCAGACCCCGAGCGGGGGGGTCCAGTTGAACCGCTTCCCAGCCAACCTGTGCACAGTGACCCACGTCAAATCCTGAAATCATTTATGCACTGAAAGAGACCCTCGTTATAATGGCCATAGTCACATTTACGCTAAGGCTAGAactgtgtaaaggggccttaatgtaaatgagaataaggCTCATATTGAATGAGATCCAAAGTACGTTTGTAATCTATGTAAGCAATTTTTATGTATCTATATAtgatctatatatatatatatagtcattATCTGAGTGTATGAACTGTAAAGGTAATAGAACAATTATGCAAATCACCTTAATTGGCTGTTGCAGCCCCTTATAATGCTTGCTTGTTTTCTGTAATATCTTTTTGTGTAGGGTCTATAATGATTTTAAGCAGTGGAGTAACAAACTATAAATTAACAAATTGTGGGGGACTACACAACATAACATCCTTCAGACAATCTGCATGAGCTGCCTCCCAATGATTATAATACATTTTTGGGTACCCTTTTACTAagtgttttataaaatattttagaagtACATTAACATACTTCTATTGTTGTTATGTCAGATACGTGCACTTTTTGGGTGGGTAaaagctcatagaatcatagaatatcagggttggaagggacctcaggagggcatctagtccaaccccctgctcaaagcaggaccaatccccaatttttggcccagatccctaaatggccccctcaaggattgaactcacaaccctgggtttaacaggccaatgctcaaaccgctgaaaTGCTTCCTCTACTGCTTTTGTGCACATTATGTAACACATCGGAGGTGTGCTGTTTCTGATGTAACTCATCAATTACCTACATGCTTTCGGTGTTGAATGTGTGTTGCCCTTTgtaaatgtgggtttttttaaataatcagaaGTGAAATCTTAAAAGCAAAAAGTTTGCAAGCTTGTTCATAGCCAGAAAGAGGTGATTTGATACACTTGTCACTCCTCTAAATTGGATCAGCTGCACAGACCAACAGAAAATTCACACTAATCATGTCAAATGTCTTCTTTTATTTTGTAGAAGGAGAAACATTTGCCGGCCTGTGACCCGAGTTGCCTTCTTAAAGGGGAATTATCAATCAGTGAAGCACATAGTAATTGATGAGGCCCAGAATTTCCGGTCAGAGGATGGCGATTGGTACAGCAAAGCTCAGTGCATCACCCAAGGACATGGTCATTGCGAACCTGGTGTTCTCTGGATCTTCTTGGACTATTTACAAACAAGTCACCCATTTCCGTGCGGTCTTCCACATCCATCAGAACAATATCCTCAGGAATGGTTAACTATAGGGGTCCGGAATGCCACCCAGATATACAATACCATGGAACAAGAGAtgcaaaatattgtaaaatatccACAAATTGATATTCCTTTTGAGCGGTTAAGAATGCTGCTCAATGAAGCTGTATGTGGCCATCCCCTGCCAGGTGTTTGTAGGGTAGAAGAAaacttggaggaggaggaaatagcGACATATGTGGTTGATACTTGTCGCCAATATTTCCGAAGTGGTTACTCCGGGAAAGACATTGCTATCCTGTGCAACACAATGAAAGAGAAGGATAGGTATCAGTGCATATTACAACCCAAAATGAAAGCGACGATGAGAAATTTCAAACTGGACGCATGTTTCACAACGGCAGACAATGTGCTGGGTCATGGCATTGTTCTCGACAGCATCCGCCGCTTTTCTGGCCTGGAGAGAAACATCGTATTTGGGATCAACCCAGTCCCTGTCCCTACACAGAATGCGATTTCCGAAAATCTTAAACTCTGTGTGGCATCCAGAGCTAATTTACAACTTCATTTGCTGTATGAAAGGTAATGCTTGAAAGTGTCCTGGTGGTTCCCTCGGGATCTGTTTAATAACCCGTGATAGTCATGTCGCTTTTGTGGTTTTTCACCCACAATTCAGACCTAAATACAAATCTCACCATGGGTGAAATTTTACCTTAGAGGGCTCCCATCTCACAGGCTAATAAACTACATGAGACCTGGTGAGGCCTGGCGGTCTTAAAAAGCCAGTCCGTAAAATAAACCAAAGGAGCTACATG
The Eretmochelys imbricata isolate rEreImb1 chromosome 17, rEreImb1.hap1, whole genome shotgun sequence DNA segment above includes these coding regions:
- the LOC144276411 gene encoding schlafen family member 13-like: MTMEESPLCVDWFTDYPDAVLKVGKVTFGEKSRKKMTDCNLRRKQVGNISRAACAFLNSGGGVIKAEVDNKDYNYEEHGIGQDIEKALTELTPSKMSRKYFDFEYMRENNCVLIFVKSWSSDGSSSPRICSLRTGLCQRSLTRTDSMSPTEAVQFLKEKEVSARRKRGEGTGPRAKKALLSDVQQEQNLYISAERFYQRDGLCFGEKLNFTESTHVEFKNFTTKNILKYMKEILPNYISAFANTQGGFLFIGVDDNGTVVGCRNDKVNISELKEVIEHVKGKLPISHFCSSLPGVNLECKMLEVYDKDQNLYGYVCAVRIQPFCCVVFSETPDSWTVKGNDIMRMTANEWTSLMMATDPEISDLCEAFRAELSVSCAPPLTKTVFSNKGLACLRDLQESLFPVNGNGITYKPDNLSKELFSEYPGLEDLMNEQMEELQYSQGLLIFARSWAVAVGLPENQHVVCDALLIAAGKYPTLYTVTEDYSMVGFEYSKHIACTLKKKLVNDGGYTQKVCVIPRLLHLGINRELNNDSHVQVKHPLSYVLLPNDMPDLLHSLVIILLSFRSFLSDMLGCEFFNLLTVKQYEILTMNLHKFKKLFIYGLPGTGKTVVALNIIERIKNVFHCKSDEILYICEYQPLTAIVKRRNICRPVTRVAFLKGNYQSVKHIVIDEAQNFRSEDGDWYSKAQCITQGHGHCEPGVLWIFLDYLQTSHPFPCGLPHPSEQYPQEWLTIGVRNATQIYNTMEQEMQNIVKYPQIDIPFERLRMLLNEAVCGHPLPGVCRVEENLEEEEIATYVVDTCRQYFRSGYSGKDIAILCNTMKEKDRYQCILQPKMKATMRNFKLDACFTTADNVLGHGIVLDSIRRFSGLERNIVFGINPVPVPTQNAISENLKLCVASRANLQLHLLYER